From Chthoniobacterales bacterium:
ATGCGTCCGACGGGATAGCGGCGCAGCCATTCCGCCGTCTGCCGGGCCTGGCCGTGTCCGCGCTCGTTGAGCGGGACGTCCGTTTGCCCCATGGCCAGATCGCCGGCGTTGTGGTCGGTTTCGCCGTGGCGGATAAGGTAGAGCGTTTTCATGGACGGGCCGCGCGGCCTTGCCTCGCGCGGAGTGATTCCCTATAGACGGCATTCGACAAAATTCAATCCGCCGCGTCGGCGCGAGGGAGTTCTTATGCACAAAATCGTATTGCTCAGGCACGGCGAAAGCACGTGGAACAAGGAAAACCGCTTCACCGGTTGGACGGATGTCGATCTCACGGACAAGGGTCGCGAGGAGGCGAAAAACGCCGGCAAGCTCCTGCGCGGCGAGGGGTATTCCTTCGATATCGCTTATTGCTCTGTGCTGAAGCGCGCGCTCCGCACGCTGTGGATCGTCCTCGACGAACTGGATGAACTTTGGATCCCTGTCGAGAAATCGTGGCGGCTCAACGAGCGGCATTACGGCGCGCTGCAGGGCCTCAACAAATCGGAAACGGCCGCGAAATACGGCGAGGACCAGGTGCTTGTCTGGCGCCGCAGCTATGACATTCCGCCCCCGCCGTTGGAGAAAACCGACGAACGCTGGCCGGGGTTCGATCCGCGCTACAAGGGTCTCCCCGAAAGCGATCTTCCTCTCACCGAATGCCTGAAAGATACCGTTGATCGTTTCCTGCCTTACTGGCACGAGGTCATCGCTCCGCAGGTGCGCGCCGGCAAGAAGGTGGTCATTGCCGCGCACGGCAACTCGCTGCGAGCCCTCGTCAAATACCTCGACGACCTCTCCGAGGAGGAAGTGCTCAAGCTCAACATCCCGACGGGTGTGCCTTTGGTTTACGAACTCGACGACAAGCTCAAGCCGCTGCGCCATTACTACCTTGGCGACCAGGAGGCCATCGCCGCGGCCATGGCTGCGGTTGCCTCGCAGGGCAAAGCGAAATAGGCCGCGACCATGAGCGGGCCGGCGAAGGAAAACTGGTCGAGCAAGATCGGTGTCATCCTCGCGGTGACCGGCAGCGCCGTGGGTCTCGGCAACTTCCTGCGCTTCCCCGGTCTCGCCGCCCAATACGACGGGGGGATTTTCATGATCCCTTACTTTGTCTCGCTCTTCGTCCTGGGTTTGCCCTTGGCGTGGGCCGAGTGGGCCATGGGTCGCCACGGCGGATCGCTCGGCTTCCACTCCACGCCGGGAATTTTCCGAGCCATCTGGAAAAACCGTGCTGCTCCTTACGCCGGTGTGCTCGGTCTGGTCGTTCCGGTCGTGATCTACATGTATTACGTCTTCGTCGAGTCGTGGTGTCTCGGCTACGCGTGGCATTACC
This genomic window contains:
- the gpmA gene encoding 2,3-diphosphoglycerate-dependent phosphoglycerate mutase, encoding MHKIVLLRHGESTWNKENRFTGWTDVDLTDKGREEAKNAGKLLRGEGYSFDIAYCSVLKRALRTLWIVLDELDELWIPVEKSWRLNERHYGALQGLNKSETAAKYGEDQVLVWRRSYDIPPPPLEKTDERWPGFDPRYKGLPESDLPLTECLKDTVDRFLPYWHEVIAPQVRAGKKVVIAAHGNSLRALVKYLDDLSEEEVLKLNIPTGVPLVYELDDKLKPLRHYYLGDQEAIAAAMAAVASQGKAK